TGGCAGACGAGCGCGAGCGCACACTGCCGTTGCCACCGACCGAGAGTGCAGGCGCGAATCGGTCCCTCAACTCTGACCTGCCTTCTGCCGTGGAGCAAAAGCCAAGCGGCATGAAATCGGCTGTGATGACACTAACAACGGCTATCCTGGACGGCGATGGACGCCCGCGTCCGACTGAACAAACGTCGCCGGCACGGGCCGCACTCACGAATCCGGAGAAATCGGATGGTACGAATGCTTTGGCTGCGTATGCTGACCAAAGGAATGCCGACAACTTGGAAGGGAATGCCGGTGTAGATCCGCTTTCGGTCGGTCAAGCCGATTTAATGTCGAAGACGGGTAAGGAAAAGCCGGCTCAAGCAGGTGAGAACATCCCCGAACCGGTTGCTAGCAGTTCCTCAAATGTTCCGAGTAGAGGGCAAACCGATCAAGAACAAAACTCTGAGCCGACAGAAATGACGTCCTTGACACGGCCCGGTCCAAGTATGGCGGCCGCTACGCCACGTGACGCCGCTCCCGAGCAAGACATGCGTCATGGGTGGCTGCGCAAGGCGATCGCGGCAGAGCTGCCGTCGGTCATGAACGAGCAACTTGGTATTAGCGTGGACGAAGCCCACATATCGGTCGGCACGCCTGGCCACGAGCGCAAGATCACGCATGTCGCACGCGGCACTGCACCGACCGATGCAGTCAACAAAGCTCAGTTGGACGAAGCCGTCGCGCGTGTCGATCGCGACGCGTCAGCAGGCATTGCAGCGGCAATGGCAGTGGCGGGATTGCCACAACCGACGTTGCCCGGAAAGAGTCTGGCGACGTTTGCGGGTGCGACGTACCGCGGCCAGTATGGCGCTGCGCTTGGCATATCGCACATCACACCGAATAATCGTTGGGTTTTCAAGCTGGCCGCAAACGCGAACGGTCGCGGTTATTTTGGCGCCGCTGTATCGGGAGGCTTTCAATGGTGATAGGTCCGCCTTAGCCGTCTGCGATTTTGCAATGCGGCAATGACGCTGCAGAACCGGATGTAAGGCAATATTCGTGTATAGGCACCCGGTCATTTGAAACGGCATAAACCCAGCGCGAATGCTTCAGTAGAGGCATTCGCACGTTTAAGCAGACTATGCAACGCACCTTGCCACGCGGTTCGTCGCCTAAAAAACTCTAATTGAAGAGGTCGTCTAAAGCGATTGTCCGGGGACGCCGTTGCGGCTAGCATGCCATTCTTAGCACGATCATTCGAAATCAATCGGAGGAGGTGCCGCATGGAACGCATCTGGCTTAAATCATATCCCGCCGGCGTGCCAGCGGATATCGATCCGTCGATCTATGCGTCGGTGACGCTACTGCTCGAGGAGAGCTTCGTCAAATTTGCTGAGCGGCCGGCGTTTGCCTGCATGGGGCAGGTGTTGACCTATGGAGAACTGGATCGGCTGTCGCGGGCATTGGCCGCCTATTTGCAATGCAAGGGTCTGGTCAAGGGCGCTCGCGTCGCAGTGATGATGCCGAACGTGCTGCAGTATCCCGTTGCGATCGCGGCCGTATTGCGGGCCGGATATGTCATGGTCAACGTCAATCCGCTATACACGCCGCGCGAGCTTGAACACCAGTTACGCGACAGTGGCGCACAGGCAATCATCCTACTCGAGAATTTTGCAACGACGCTGCAGGCGGTCGTGTCGAACACCGACGTCAAGCACGTTATCGTGGCCGCGTTGGGCGACTTGATGGGCGTGAAGGGCTGCCTGGTCAATTGGGTCGTGCGGCACGTGAAAAAGAGGGTGCCGGCCTGGTCGCTGCCGGGCTCGGTGCGCTTTAACGATGCGCTCGCGCAGGGCAAGCGAAGCACGTTCCGCCCCGTGCGGCAAGGACCGGATGATGTTGCCTTCCTGCAATACACCGGAGGTACGACGGGTATTGCGAAGGGGGCGATGCTGCTGCACCGGAACATCGTTGCGAACGTACTGCAATCGGAAGTTTGGCTCAATCCGGCGCGTAGCGCGCATGCAGAATTCACGCAATTTACTACGGTGATCGCGCTTCCGTTGTATCACATCTATGCGTTGACCGTTTGCGCACTGCTGACGATTCGTACTGGCGGGCTCGGGGTATTAATTCCAAACCCGCGCGATATTACCGGTACGATCAAGCAACTGAAGGGGTACGCGGTCAGTATGTTCCCCGCGGTCAATACGCTGTACAACGCGCTGCTCAATCATCCCGACTTCGGCAAGCTAGACTTTTCGAAACTGGTGGTGGCTAACGCCGGGGGGATGGCCGTGCAGGAGGCGGTGGCGAAGCGGTGGTACGAAATGACCGGCGTGCCGATCATCGAAGGCTATGGTTTGTCCGAGACGTCACCGTGCGTGACGTGCAACCCGGCGACCTGCACCGAGTATACAGGCACGATCGGCTTGCCGTTGCCGTCCACCGAAGTGTCGATCCGCGATGACGAGGGTAACGAGTTGCCGCTGGGGCAGCCCGGCGAGATCTGCATTCGCGGCCCGCAGGTCATGGCCGGTTACTGGAACCGCCCAGATGAGACGGCCAACGCGACGACGGCGGATGGTTTCTTCAAGTCCGGCGACGTCGGCGTGATCGATGAATGTGGTTACGTGAAAATCGTCGACCGCAAGAAGGACATGATCCTGGTGTCGGGCTTCAATGTTTATCCGAACGAGGTCGAGGACGTGGTCGCGAAGATGCCGGGTGTCTATGAGGTCGCCGCGGTGGGCGTGGCCAATCCGCATTCCGGCGAGGCGGTGAAGCTGTTCATCGTGAAGAAAGACCCGGCGCTCACCGAGCAGGCTGTTATCGAGTTTTGTAGGGCGCGCCTGGCTGGCTATAAGCGTCCGAAAGCGGTCGAGTTTAGGGCTGAACTGCCGAAGACGAACGTCGGCAAGATCCTGCGGCGCGAGCTGCGCGACGCGCCTCAACATCGAGCTTGCCCTGACGTTGATCTCGCCGGGACGCTGAGCTAGTTGCTACGTCGAACCTGCCGTGATATCAGCGTGGCAGCGCATTAAAAAAGGCGCCCGAAGGCGCCTTTTTAAAGGCTACAACTGTTGCAAAGTGTGTTATTAGAATTTATGGCGGATGCCGACGCGAACCGTGGCTTGGTTGTTCGTCGTCGACGGTGACAGGCCACTGATGTTGGCGGTGGCTGCAACAACCGAATCCACGCCGCTCGACGAAGTCGACACCGTATTGCCCGACGCGTGCTGGTAGACACCGATCAGGTACACGTCAGTACGCTTGGACAGGAAGTAGTCCGCGCCCAGCGCGCCTTGATGGTACTTCGCACCGGACTGGCCGTTAACCGAGCTGCCCTTCGTGAAGTCATACGCTGCGCCGAGCACCAACGCGGGGGTCAACTGATACTTGAAGTTGATTTCGGCGTTGTTGAACGTCGCAGTGCTGCCGGCGAAAGCCGATGCGTACGTGCTGCCCAAGTTGTAGAACTTCGTGTTCGAGTACGTAATACCGACCGTTGCCGGACCGAACGTGTACGCGCCGCCCGCACCGATCACTTGGTACGTGTGGGCCGAGCCGTAGCCGCCGTAGACCGACGAAGTTACGTTCGATACGCCAGCGTTGATCGTGCCCGACGTGCTGTTGCCAAAGAAGCTGACGTTCGGGTTACGCACGTTCAAGTAGCCGACGCCCAGCACCAACGGGCCGTTCGTGTAGCCGGCGCCCAGCGAGAACGCTTGGTTGCGTGAGAAGTCGCCAGCCACGCCGCCCAAGCTGTACAAGCCGCCGAAAGTCAAGCCCGCGAAGTTTGGGCTCGTGTACTTGATCGAGTTGTTGATGCGATAGGCGTTGTTAAAATTGTCCAGGTCGCCCGGGTGAGCGGCGATGTAGCCACCCCATTGGTCACCGGCTTCCAGCGGGCCGACGTAGTCGACCACGGAGTCGTATTGACGACCCAGCGTGACCGTACCGAAGCCGCTCGACGACAAGCCGACGAACGCTTGACGGCCGAACTCGAGGCCGCCTTGGCCAGACTTGCCGGTGTTGACGTCAAAACCGTTTTCCAACGTGAAGATCGCCGTCAAGCCACCGCCCAGGTCTTCGGTGCCACGCAGGCCCCAACGGCTGCCTTGCATCACACCGCTGGACAGGTTCCACAGCGTGTGGCCGCCGCTGTTGCTCGTGTAATTCACGCCTTCGTCAATGATACCGTACAGAGTCACGCTGCTTTGCGCATGGGCAACACCTGAGAAAGCGCCCAATGCCGCGAGAGCGAGAAGCGACTTTTTCATCGAAATGATCTCCAGAGATTGTCTGACTTATAGGCAAAGTCAGTGTGATAATTTCCTTGCTTTGTAACTTCACGAGAAGTTGGACCCTAATGTAGCAAAAGGGTCCGTATCGACCAAGGAAAAGCCCAGTTTTGTCCGGGTTTTACACATCCTTTGTCACTTTTACGCAACAGCCGGCCAAAAGCCATCGCTGATCAGCCATGTCATAAAAAAATGACTCTACGTCAATGACTTGTGGGCATTGATGCGATGGCGAAATCGGTTAAGGCATGCCCGCGCAAACCGTTGCACGACGGTTGCCGGGTGTCGGTGCGTGCAAGTGGTGCCGGGTATCGCGTCCAGTGGTGGTGACGTATGGATAAAGGAGTATTGAAATGTTGCTCGACGAGTTGATCGGGGAGTTTGACCGTGGCTTGCGCTCAATCACAGGGGTAGCCAGAATGAGTCGGCCGGTGCCGCAGCCCGATGTAGTGGCCGACGACAGTGAAATGACGGTGGCCGAGCAAAGTCATGCGGCGGCGCTGATGCGGGTGAACCATGTGGGCGAAGTGTGCGCGCAGGCGCTGTATCAGGCGCAGAAGCTGGCAACCCGCTCCGAGCGGCTGAAGCAAGCGTTCGAGCGGGCTGCGCGCGAGGAGGAGGACCACTTGGCGTGGACCGCGCATCGGTTGCGCGAACTGGACTCGCGGCCGAGCTTGCTCAATCCGCTGTGGTACGCTGGCTCGCTTGCCATCGGCTTTGTCGCCGGCCGGTTTGGCGATCGCGTCAGTCTTGGCTTCATGGCTGAAACGGAGCGCCAGGTTGAGCAGCATCTGGATGGCCATCTGGACCGGCTGCCGGCGGGCGACCACGCGTCACGCGCGATTGTCATGCAGATGCGCACGGATGAGATGGCGCATGCGCGCGCCGCGTCGGACGCCGGCGGCGTGGAGCTTGCCGCCCCGGTGACCGCACTGATGCGCATGGCCGCGCGCGTGATGACCCGTACTGCGTACTATATCTAGCACCATCGCAAGCGCTACCTCGGTCTGCTAGGCGTGGGACCAGCCGCAGGCGTCGCCTCTCCAATGCCGATCGGGTTGACACGGTGCGACTGCCGGCGATCCGATCGCGTCGGCGCTGCGGGCTACCGGGTCAACTCGCCCGACCCGGCGTGGCGCCGCTATCGTGTCGCAAAAATGACCCTCTGCCGACCCGCGAATCCCGCAGTGCAGCGAAAAAATTGCCGAATCCTCACATATTACTTTTAAAAGCGCAGACAATCCCTTCATTTGGTTGAAAAATCCTTATTGGAACCCGCTTTAACGGGGCGCGCTAAGTCTTTGTTCTATCAAATGAATTCGCGTGAACAACCGCAGTTGCGCCCTTGACCCCTGCCGGGCGTTCCTCTAAAGTGGGGGCCAGTGTGAAAAAGTGTATTTTTGTGTGCTATCCACACGGCTAGGGCGATGATGTGGGTTCGGAGGGCATGCGCGGCGCATGCCGGTGACAGGGAGATGGCACGTGTTTCAGGGGGCGTCGGCGCTAACGCTGGATGCGAAGGGCCGGATGTCGGTGCCCTCGCGTTATCGGCAAGTGCTGTTAGGACAGGCGCAGGGCCGGGTAACCATCACCAAGCACCCGGACGGCTGCCTGTTGCTGTTTCCACAGCCCGAGTGGGAGGCGTTCCGTAACAAGATTGCCGCGTTGCCGATGGATGCGCACTGGTGGCGACGGATCTTCCTCGGTAATGCGTCGGACGTCGAGATGGATTCGGCGGGCCGGGTGCTCGTCTCGCCCGAATTGCGCACCGCTGCAAACCTGGAGCGTGAAGTGATGTTGCTCGGCATGGGCAGCCACTTCGAATTGTGGGATGCGCAAACGTATGCCGCGAAGGAGCAGGCCGCGATGGCGCAAGGCATGCCCGACGCACTGAAAAACTTTACTTTCTGATTGCGGAGCATCGAATGGCATCCGCGATGGAAAAGCCGGGACAGCATCGCACGGTGCTGCTGGACGAAGCGGTCGATGCGCTGATTACGCGCGCCGATGGAATCTATGTCGATGGCACATTTGGCCGGGGCGGTCATAGTCGCGCGGTGCTCGCGCGGCTTGCGCCTGCCGCCCGATTAATTGCGTTCGACAAAGACCCACAGGCGATCGAGGTGGCGCGCGGGATCGCCGATCCACGGCTGAATGTTGTGCATGGCAGCTTCGCGCAACTGCGCGACGTGCTGGCTGCGCGTGGCGGTGTGCGCGTATCGGGCGTATTGCTGGATCTGGGCGTGTCGTCGCCGCAAATCGACGATCCGGCGCGAGGTTTCAGCTTTCGCCACGATGGCCCACTGGATATGCGCATGGATCCGACGCGCGGCGAGTCCGCCGCACAATGGCTCGCGCATGTGGACGAGCGGGAATTGATAGAGGTGATACGGGATTATGGGGAAGAACGGTTTGCTGTTCAGATTGCAAAGGCGATTGTTGCTCGCCGGGCAGAATCCGGGCGTCTTGGGCCTATCGTGCGCACACGCGAGCTTGCCGAGATCGTGGCTCGCGCCGTCAAGACCCGCGAGAAGGGCCAGGACCCGGCCACTCGCACCTTTCAAGCTATACGGATTCACATCAATCAAGAGCTTGCGGAGTTGCCGGTAGTTCTTGAAACTGCATTGGAGTCGTTGGAGCAGGGAGGCCGGTTGGTGGTCATCAGCTTTCATTCGCTAGAAGACCGCATCGTCAAGCGATTTTTTCAATCGCACGCGCGCGCGCCGGCCGTAGACCGGCGCCTGCCGATTCGCGCGGCGGACTTGCCCAGTCCGCCGTTGCGCATTCTTGGGCGTGTCTTTGCTGGCGAAGCGGAAGTGGCGGCCAACCCGCGTGCCCGTTCCGCCGTGATGCGCATCGCCGAGCGGGTGCTTGCATGAGCCGGCTCAACATTTTCCTGCTCCTCGTTGTGTTGGGCTGCGCGCTGTCGGTCGTCAATGCGACGAACCGGCAGCGCGAGGTGTTCATCGATCTTCAGCGCGCTCAGTCGCAAGAGCATCAGCTACAGTTGGACTATGCGCAGTTGCAATACCAGCAAGGCGCATTGTCGAAGACCTCGCGCATCGAGCGTATGGCCACTGCCGACCTGAAAATGCAGCCGGTGGTGCCGGGGCGTACCCAGTATCTGAGCGTTGACCCGGCGAGCGTGCCGGCCGATACGCCGCCGGCCAGCGACGCGGGGGCCGGCGCATCTGGCTCCGCGTCGCCGGGCACTACGGCGGGAGCGGCCCGATGAAGCGCTCAACTCATCACCGTCGTCATGTACCGTTCTCATCGAGCCCGGTGCTGTCGGTGCACTTGCCGATGTGGCGCTCCAAGCTCATCGTGTTTTTGCTGTTCGTCGCGTTCGTCGCACTGGCGGCGCGTGCATTCTGGATCCAGGGACCGGGCAACGCGTTTTATCAAAAGCAGGGCGAAAGCCGCTACCAGCGCACCATTGAGTTGCCGGCCACGCGCGGCAAGATTCTAGATCGCAACGGGCTGGTGTTGGCCACCAGCTTGCCAGTGCGCGCGATTTGGGCCATTCCCGAATCGGTGCCCAACGATCTGGGTGCCGGCAAGCTGGCGGAGCTCTCGAAGCTGTTATCGATGGGTGAGAAGGCGCTGCGCGCAAAGTTGTCGCAGGACAAGACGTTCGTCTACGTGAAGCGGCAAGTGCCGCTGGATGTCGCGCAGAAAGTGGCCGCACTGGACATCCCCGGCATCTACGCGCGTCCTGAATACAAGCGTTTTTATCCGGAAGGCGAGATCACCGCGCACATGATCGGCTTCACCAACGTCGAGGACGAGGGGCAGGAAGGCATCGAGCTGGCGGACCAGAAGGCGTTGGCCGGCGTGCCGGGCAGCCGCCGCGTGATCAAGGACCGGATCGGGCACATCGTCGAGGATGTCGACGAGTGGGTCAAGCCGCGCGATGGGCAGGACATTGCGTTGTCGCTGGACAGCAAGATCCAGTACATCGCGTACGCTAACCTGAAGGCGGCGGTCGACCGGTTCAAAGCGAAGGCTGGCGCGGCAATCGTCATCGACGTGAAGACGGGCGAGGTGCTCGCGCTGGTCAACTATCCGACGTACAACCCGAATAACCGTTCGCACCTGACCGGCGAGCAGTTGCGCAATCGTGTGCTGACCGACGTGTTTGAGCCTGGCTCGATTATGAAGCCGTTTACCGTATCGCTCGCGCTGGATCTGCACCGCGTGTTGCCCACGACGTTGGTCGATACCGGCGGGGGCCGCTTCACATTGGATGGCGCGACGATCACAGACGACGCCGGCTTTGGCGTGTTGACCGTTGGCGGCGTTATTCAGAAGTCCAGCAACATCGGCGCGACAAAGATTGCGATGCAGTTGCGGCCCGAGGAAATGTGGAATATGTATACGAGCATCGGACTAGGCCAGGCGCCGAAGGTCGGCTTCCCTGGTGCGGCGGCTGGACGGTTGCGCCCTTGGAAGAGCTGGCGTCGCATCGAGCAGGCGACGATGTCGTATGGCTACGGCTTGTCCGCGTCGCTGTTCCAGCTTGGTCGGGCCTATACCGCGATCGCGCATGATGGCCGCATCATTCCGCTCACGCTGATCAGGGGCAACAACGGCGATGAGCCGCAAGGCACGCAGGTGTTCTCGGCCACCACGGCGCGGCAGGTTCGCGCGATGCTGGAATCCGTCACGCAGCCGGGCGGTACATCGCCCGACGCGGCGGTGCCGGGCTACCGCGTCGGCGGCAAGAGCGGCACCGCATATAAGCACGTGGGACGCGGCTACGATCGCGGTAAGTATCGGGCGTCGTTCGTCGGCATGGCGCCGATGCCGAATCCGCGCATCGTGGTGGCAGTGTCGGTCGATGAGCCGACAGCGGGCAGTCACTTCGGCGGACAGGTCTCCGGTCCGGTCTTCTCGGCGATTGCCGGCGACACGCTGCGCTCGCTGAATGTGCCGCCCGACATGCCGGTCAAGCAGCTCGTGGTCAGCGACGACGCTAAGTCCATCATCAATGTGAGCGCGACGCAGAGGACCGTGCGATGAGTCGCTCGCCACTGACGCCCGAACAAATCGAGCGCGTGCGGGCCGAGGTGCTCGCGTGGCTGCGCGCTCGGCTTGCGCCGCATGCGCAATTGCGGGTGGACAGCCGCGCGGTGTGCGCTGGCGACGCGTTCGTCGCGTATGCGGTGGACAGCGCAGACAGTCGTGCGTATATCGCCGATGCGTTGCAGCGTGGCGCGGCAGCCGTGCTGGTCCAGGCCGGCGGTGAGTTCCCGGGCGGCGGACCGGTGCTCCAGGTCCCTGAACTCGATCAGCTTGCGGGCCACATTGCTAGTGCGTGGTATGGCGAGCCGAGTCGCGACATGCTGATGGTCGGCATCACGGGCACCAATGGCAAGACCACCACCAGCCACTGGGTCGCGGGCGCGTTGAGCGGCAGTGGCACCCGTTGCGCGATCATCGGCACGTTGGGCACCGGACTGCCGGGGCAGCTTTCGCCCACCGGGTTCACGACCCCCGACGCGCCGCAGGTGCACCACAGCCTGGCGGCGCTGCGTGCGCACGGCGCAAGCGCGGTATCGATGGAGGTGTCCTCGCACGCACTGCACCAGGGGCGCGTGAATGGCGTCGCGTTCGACATCGCGGTGTTCACTAACCTGACGCAGGACCATCTCGACTATCACAAGGACCTCGCGTCGTACGAGGCCGCCAAAGCGCGGCTGTTCGACTGGCCGGGCTTGCGCGCGGCAGTCATCAATCGCGACGACGAGGCCGGGCGCAGGCTGATCGGGCATCTGGCCACGCGGGTGCGCACGATTTCGTACGGTATCGCGTCGACTAGGCCGCGCGGCGACGCTTCGCTGCATGCGATGGCGATCCGCGCGACCGCCACCGGCACCGCCTTCACGGTGGTATCCGACTGGGGGCACGCCGAGCTCGAAGTGGGCACGCTCGGCCTGTTCAATGTCGCCAATTTGCTCGCCGTCCTCGGCGTGCTACTGGCCGCCGACGTGCCATTCGATGCGGCGCTGTCTCAGATCACGCGGCTGGAACCGGTCAACGGTCGGATGCAGCAGCTCGGCGGGCGGCCGCAAGTGGACGAGCCGCTGGTGGTTGTCGATTACGCGCATACGCCGGACGCATTGGAAAAAACGCTCGACGCACTGCGGCCGATCGCCACGCAGCGGGGCGGCAAGCTCGTCTGTGTGTTCGGCTGTGGGGGCGAGCGCGATGCGACCAAGCGGCCGCTGATGGGGGCGATTGCCGAGCGGCTCGCCGACAGCGTCATCGTGACGAGTGACAACCCGCGTAGCGAGCCGCCGCTGGCAATCATCGGCCAAATCGTCAGTGCGATGCGTGAGCCGGCACGCGTGCGCACCATCGAGGATCGCGCTGGCGCGATCCTGCAGGCGGTGCGTGGTGCGTCGGCCGCCGACGTCGTGCTGATCGCCGGCAAGGGACATGAGGCAACACAGGAAGTGATGGGTAAGAAGCGGCCGTTTTCGGATCAGGATCATGCACACCTCGCGCTCGCATCGCGCGTCACGCAACCTCGCGGAGAAGCTGAATGACGATGTTGACGCTGCGCGAGGCGGCTGCATTGATCGACGGTGCCACGGTTTTGGGCGACGATACGGTCGCTTTCGATCAAGTCTCGACCGACAGTCGCAGTTGCGGGCCGGCAAGCCTGTTCGTCGCGCTCAAGGGCGAGCGTTTCGACGCGCACGATTTCCTGCCGGATCTCGCGCGGCGCGGCGTGGCTGCTGTATTGGTGTCGCGCAGCCCCGGTGACTGGCGTGTGCCGGCGATCCGCGTGGCCGACACGCGGGCCGCGCTTGGCGCGCTCGCGGCTGGCTGGCGTCGCAGGTTTGCGTTGCCGCTGGTCGCGGTGACCGGTAGTAACGGCAAGACCACGGTCAAGGAAATGATCGCGTCGATCTTTGCCGCCGCCGTCGGTCACGCGCAGCGGCTCTCGACGCAGGGCAACTTAAACAACGTCATCGGCATGCCGCTCACGTTGTTGCAGCTCGCGCCACAGCATCGGCTCGCGGTCGTCGAGCTTGGCATGAACCGTCCTGGCGAAACGCAACAGCTAGCCCGGATTGCCGGACCCACCATTGCGCTGGTGAACAATGCCCAGCGCGAGCATCAGGAATTTATGGCGACAGTCGAGGCCGTGGCGCTGGAGCATGCGAGTGTGATCCATGCGCTGCCGCCGGACGGCACGGCGGTGTTTCCCGCCGACGATCCGTATGCTGGCATCTGGCGGGTGGCGGCCACCGACAACCGGATCGTGGACTTCGCGCTGCGCCGGCCCGGGGCCAATAGCGATGCGGCGGTCCAGGGCACGACCACGGACACCGGCGCATTGCGGATCGAGACGCGCGCCGGCGCACTTGAGGTATCGTTGCGCGCGCCCGGCGAGCACAATGCGCGCAATGCGCTCGCCGCCACCGCGGCCGCGCTTGCCGCCGGCGTCGGACTGGACGCGATACGGCGCGGGCTCGAGACCTTCGAGCCGGTCAATGGACGGTTGCAGGCCAAGCTCGCCCAAGCGATGCCATGGGCCGGCGCGACGGTGATCGACGATACCTATAATGCCAATCCGGATTCGATGCGCGCGGCGATCGACGTATTGACCATGCGTCAGGCGCCGCGCGTGTTGGTGATGGGCGACATGGGAGAGGTTGGCGACAACGGCCCCGCGTTTCATCGCGAAGTCGGCGCCTATGCGCGCGAACGCGGGCTCGATGCACTGTACGCGCTCGGTGACGCGAGTCGCGATGCGTGCACCGCGTTCGGCCCGCATGCCCATCATTTCGATTCAGCCGAGGCACTCATTTGCGCGCTGCTCCGCCAGGACGCCGTCGCATCGGAGCGCGCCGCCGGCGCGACGATCTTGGTCAAGGGTTCGCGTTTCATGCGCATGGAGCGCGTGGTCCAGGCTTTGACCCTCCCCACTGCAACCGATGCGCCGGCCCGGACCGGCGCGCATTGAAAGGACCTCGAATGCTATTGGCGCTGGCGCAATGGCTGCAAAGCGATGCAAGCTATTTGCGCGTGATCAACTATCTGACGTTTCGTGCGGTGATGGCGACCATCACCGCGCTGTTGATCGGCCTTATCTGCGGCCCCGCGGTGATTCACAAGCTCACCGCGCTGAAGATGGGGCAGGCCGTGCGCAAGGACGGACCGCAGACGCATTTGATCAAGTCCGGCACGCCGACGATGGGCGGCGTGCTGATCCTGATTGGCATTGCCGTGTCGACGCTGTTGTGGAGCGATCTGACCAATCGCTTCATCTGGATCGTGATGCTGGTCACCTTCGGTTTCGGCGTGATTGGCTGGGTCGACGATTATCGCAAGGTCGTCTACAAGGACCCGCGCGGCATGTCCTCGCGCGAAAAGTACTTCTGGCAATCGGTGATCGGGTTATTCGCCGCCGTGTACCTCGCGTTCTCGGTATCCGAGGCGAATAACGCGCGTGTGTTCGATCTGTTCATGGCGTGGGTGCGCAGCGGGTTCTCAATCGGTTTGCCGGCGCGTGCTGATCTGGCCCTGCCGTTCCTGAAAGCGATCAGCTATCCGCTCGGCGTCTGGGGATTCATTGCGTTGACCTATTTCGTGATCGTCGGCTCGAGTAACGCGGTGAACTTGACCGACGGGCTGGACGGACTGGTGATCATGCCGGTCGTGCTGGTCGGGGCAGCGCTCGGCGTGTTCGCGTATGTGATGGGCAGCGCTGTCTATTCGAAGTACCTGCTGTTTGCGCATATTCCCGGCGCGGGTGAGTTACTGATCTTCTGCTCGGCGATGGGCGGCGCGGGACTCGCGTTCCTTTGGTACAACACGTACCCCGCGCGGGTATTCATGGGGGATGTTGGCGCGCTCGCGCTTGGTGGCGCGCTGGGCACGATCGCGGTGATCGTGCGGCAGGAAATCGTGCTGTTCATCATGGGCGGCGTGTTTGTCGCCGAGACTGTCTCGGTGATGTTGCAAGTCACGTGGTTCCGCTACACGAAGCGCCGCTATGGTGAGGGCCGGCGCATCTTCAAGATGGCACCGTTGCACCACCATTTTGAGTT
This sequence is a window from Mycetohabitans rhizoxinica HKI 454. Protein-coding genes within it:
- the mraY gene encoding phospho-N-acetylmuramoyl-pentapeptide-transferase, with the protein product MLLALAQWLQSDASYLRVINYLTFRAVMATITALLIGLICGPAVIHKLTALKMGQAVRKDGPQTHLIKSGTPTMGGVLILIGIAVSTLLWSDLTNRFIWIVMLVTFGFGVIGWVDDYRKVVYKDPRGMSSREKYFWQSVIGLFAAVYLAFSVSEANNARVFDLFMAWVRSGFSIGLPARADLALPFLKAISYPLGVWGFIALTYFVIVGSSNAVNLTDGLDGLVIMPVVLVGAALGVFAYVMGSAVYSKYLLFAHIPGAGELLIFCSAMGGAGLAFLWYNTYPARVFMGDVGALALGGALGTIAVIVRQEIVLFIMGGVFVAETVSVMLQVTWFRYTKRRYGEGRRIFKMAPLHHHFELSGWKETQVVVRFWIITLMLCLFGLSTLKLR
- a CDS encoding peptidoglycan D,D-transpeptidase FtsI family protein, whose protein sequence is MKRSTHHRRHVPFSSSPVLSVHLPMWRSKLIVFLLFVAFVALAARAFWIQGPGNAFYQKQGESRYQRTIELPATRGKILDRNGLVLATSLPVRAIWAIPESVPNDLGAGKLAELSKLLSMGEKALRAKLSQDKTFVYVKRQVPLDVAQKVAALDIPGIYARPEYKRFYPEGEITAHMIGFTNVEDEGQEGIELADQKALAGVPGSRRVIKDRIGHIVEDVDEWVKPRDGQDIALSLDSKIQYIAYANLKAAVDRFKAKAGAAIVIDVKTGEVLALVNYPTYNPNNRSHLTGEQLRNRVLTDVFEPGSIMKPFTVSLALDLHRVLPTTLVDTGGGRFTLDGATITDDAGFGVLTVGGVIQKSSNIGATKIAMQLRPEEMWNMYTSIGLGQAPKVGFPGAAAGRLRPWKSWRRIEQATMSYGYGLSASLFQLGRAYTAIAHDGRIIPLTLIRGNNGDEPQGTQVFSATTARQVRAMLESVTQPGGTSPDAAVPGYRVGGKSGTAYKHVGRGYDRGKYRASFVGMAPMPNPRIVVAVSVDEPTAGSHFGGQVSGPVFSAIAGDTLRSLNVPPDMPVKQLVVSDDAKSIINVSATQRTVR
- a CDS encoding UDP-N-acetylmuramoyl-tripeptide--D-alanyl-D-alanine ligase, producing MTMLTLREAAALIDGATVLGDDTVAFDQVSTDSRSCGPASLFVALKGERFDAHDFLPDLARRGVAAVLVSRSPGDWRVPAIRVADTRAALGALAAGWRRRFALPLVAVTGSNGKTTVKEMIASIFAAAVGHAQRLSTQGNLNNVIGMPLTLLQLAPQHRLAVVELGMNRPGETQQLARIAGPTIALVNNAQREHQEFMATVEAVALEHASVIHALPPDGTAVFPADDPYAGIWRVAATDNRIVDFALRRPGANSDAAVQGTTTDTGALRIETRAGALEVSLRAPGEHNARNALAATAAALAAGVGLDAIRRGLETFEPVNGRLQAKLAQAMPWAGATVIDDTYNANPDSMRAAIDVLTMRQAPRVLVMGDMGEVGDNGPAFHREVGAYARERGLDALYALGDASRDACTAFGPHAHHFDSAEALICALLRQDAVASERAAGATILVKGSRFMRMERVVQALTLPTATDAPARTGAH
- a CDS encoding UDP-N-acetylmuramoyl-L-alanyl-D-glutamate--2,6-diaminopimelate ligase, which gives rise to MSRSPLTPEQIERVRAEVLAWLRARLAPHAQLRVDSRAVCAGDAFVAYAVDSADSRAYIADALQRGAAAVLVQAGGEFPGGGPVLQVPELDQLAGHIASAWYGEPSRDMLMVGITGTNGKTTTSHWVAGALSGSGTRCAIIGTLGTGLPGQLSPTGFTTPDAPQVHHSLAALRAHGASAVSMEVSSHALHQGRVNGVAFDIAVFTNLTQDHLDYHKDLASYEAAKARLFDWPGLRAAVINRDDEAGRRLIGHLATRVRTISYGIASTRPRGDASLHAMAIRATATGTAFTVVSDWGHAELEVGTLGLFNVANLLAVLGVLLAADVPFDAALSQITRLEPVNGRMQQLGGRPQVDEPLVVVDYAHTPDALEKTLDALRPIATQRGGKLVCVFGCGGERDATKRPLMGAIAERLADSVIVTSDNPRSEPPLAIIGQIVSAMREPARVRTIEDRAGAILQAVRGASAADVVLIAGKGHEATQEVMGKKRPFSDQDHAHLALASRVTQPRGEAE